The Candidatus Methylacidiphilales bacterium DNA segment GGTTAATGCTCCCATTGACAAATTTGTTGTGCACAGCTACGATCCGACATTTAAGGGTCACACTGAATGGTATGGCTCTTATTTTGATTGTGACACAGTTATGCTCTTAGAAGATGATCAGCTCCGCATAGCATTGACCACTACCCATATTCCGCTTTCTCATGTAGCTAATTCAATCACCATAGATTCTATATACCGAACACTTACTATCCTGCATACTTCTATGCAACACCTATATGGCTTGGCTAATCCAAGAATTATTGTTTGTGGACTCAATCCTCACGCAGGAGAATTTGGACTACTAGGGACAGAGGAACAAAACATTATCATTCCAGCAATTACTAGCGCAAGGGATAACGGTATCCTAGTTCAAGGACCTTACAGCGCTGACTCAATTTTTCAAAATAAATACTTATCTCGATCTGATGTGGTGCTTACCATGTATCACGATCAAGGTTTGCCGGTGCTCAAGTCTAGATCATTTGGTTTGATAGCTAACGTTACATTAGGTTTGCCAATTATCAGAACTTCTGTAGATCATGGAACTGCTTATGATCTAGCTAGTAGATTAGAACTAGCAAACCCAGAGAGTTTACACTACGCTATCCGGAAAGCAATTCGATTAAACACTAACTACTAACGCTCCCACTTGCCTTCACCACTACAAATAGATTCGTTTTTGCTAAAATTTTTTAACCGGGCTTGATATTGCCCCCCACTACAAGCACCAATTAATGGTCGGTATTTTTCATCATCGAAAGGTATTTCCAATGTCTTCGGCATTAAGGTACGATATTCATCCATACAACGCGAAATTGATATTCTAGCAACTATCTTACATTTTTTATCGTCGACTAAAAAACATTGCCTAAAATAACTTTTTTTATCGCACATAGCAAATACAATCGCTTCAAGATTATCTTTAATCCACACCTCACGATCATGTGGAAATGATAGACAGATTTGTGAAATAAACATTAATAAAAATCCAATTGAAAAATAATTACATTTAATCATGCCAATATTATACCTATTCCAATCAAGCGCGTACCATGGTTATAAAACTTAACGCAGGAGTATTACCTTGCTCTGCAATTTCAATTCTCTTTATTATTTTCCACTCTTGTGGTGAAAGCTTGGGGAAATAAGTGTCACCTTGAAATGTAGAGTGGATTTGGGTAATTTCTAAACATTGAGTATAAGGAAGCGCTTCTTGGTAAATCATTCCCCCGCCAATGACATAGGCAGTAAGGACATCTGATTCTTCTATAATTCTACAAGCATCCATAAATGAGTTACACCATGTCGTGTTAGGGGAGTTTTTGAAAAGGGTAGGAGTTTTAGAAAGCACAAATAATTTTCTACCTGGCAAGGTTTGATTGGGTAAAGACTCTAAGGTTTTTCTACCTAGCAACAAAGACTTTCCTAAAGTAATCGCTTTAAATCGTTTCAAGTCCTCAGGTATTTTCCATGGTAATGAACCTTGCAATCCAATTACCTGGTTAGAATCCATAGCTACAACTATTGTTAGTTTTAACTTCATCACACTGCAATAGGTGCTTTAATTGCTGGATAAGCATCATAATGCTCTAATGAGATATGCTCTATCTGATATTCCCAAATCTTATCAACCGTTTCAGTAATGATTAATTTTGGTGAAGGTTTAGGAGCTCTCTCCAATTGAGTTTTCGCAGCCTGGATATGGTTTTGATACAAATGAGTATCACCACCTATCCAAATTAATGTATGAGGATTATACCCACAGGTTTTTGCCATGAGAGACAATAATAATGCATATGATGCAATATTAAATGGCAATCCCAAAAATACATCGCAACTTCTTTGATACACTTGGCATGAGAGATTATTATTGTCAACAAAAAATTGCACGAGAATATGACAAGGTGGTAATCTCATCTTTGGAATTGCAGAAACATTCCATGCGCTGATTATATGTCTTCTTGAATTTGGATCATGAATCAAACTATGCACACAATTACTTATCTGATCAATTCCTTCACCATTCCAATTACGCCATTGACTTCCATAAATCGGTCCTAATTCACCATTCGCATCTGCCCACTCATCCCAAATTGTTACTCCATAACGGTGCAGATAATCAATATTGGTCTCTCCTCGTAAAAACCATAGCAACTCAGCTACCACAGAACGAAAATGAACTTTTTTAGTAGTGAGAATGGGAAAACCATTTTGTAAATCAAATTGAAGCTTTGTGCCAAAAACCGCAACAGTACCTGTTGCGGTACGATCTGTTCTATGGTTGCTAGTTTCTTCAGATAAAGAGACAAGCTGTGATAATAACCTTAAATAATTTTCCATACTCGTTTTGCTTGATACCAATACAGACTTAACCCTGCAATAAACATGCCAATACAAAGTATCTGGCCCAAAGTTACATTAAAATAAAACAAACCAAGGTGAGCATCCGGCTCTCTATAAAACTCTATGACAAACCTCATACTTGAATAATACAGTAAAAATAAAATAGACACGCGTCCAAGATACTTGCGAGTGTTTGACAAATAAAGCAATGCATAAAGCACAGCCCCCTCTAGGATAGCTTCATATAGCATAGAAGGATGCCTCGGCAAAAGATCCACATGGGGAAATACAAATGACCATGGCACATCAGAGCTTGTTGGCCTTCCATACAATTCACCATTAATAAAATTGCCTACCCTTCCCAATCCCAATCCAATTGGAGTGTATCTAGCCACTAAGTCAGTAATAAGGTAAAATGGGAAGTTACGAAGTCTACTAAATATAAAAAGCGACAATATTACACCTAAAAGCCCGCCATGAAATGACATACCTCCTTCATGAATTTTAAAAACAAACAATGGATTTGAAATCGTCTCGGCAAACTGATAAAAAATGCAGTATCCTAATCTCCCACCAAGTATAACTCCCACAATACTATATTGGAGTATGAAGTCAATATCTTCTGTTTTTAACTCGGTCTTATCATTTTTTACTTGCTTTTTTGCAAGATACAAAAAAGCAACAAACCCCAGTACATACATAATCCCATACCAATGGATAGAAATTTTGCCGATAGAAAAAGCAATTGGATTAATCGCAGGATATAAAAACATCTCACATAGTTTACAGTAACATGGACTACATTAGAAATATTTTTACTCCCTGGTTAAACTCACCACCCAAAGAAATGAAAAATGTAAATACCTGTCTATTACTTATTGATTACTGGTATCTCGTTGAACCAAATGATATTTCTATCCTTCAGAATATATCAAAAGAAATGAAATTGTTGCTTTCCTCCAATATACATGACTGTTTAGGTGGGGGATTTTTTGAAAACTCAACCAGCGCTCATCCCAATCAATATATAAAACTACTTTCAACTAACGCATTATTAATATCTTCATACGCAAGATTATTTGGTCTCACCCAACTTCTAGAATTTAGGATTGTTGTGGAAAAATCAATTAATTGTTTACAGAGTACCTTACTAGTACCAATTGGATTGCTGGGAGAATCATCTCGCCCACAAGATTTAGCTAACAATCAATATCTTGTACACCCGAAAACAATTTTTCAAGCACTTAACGAAGCTCAATTAAAATATATTACAGAGTATATGCAAATTACTAGCCCCCAATCTCTTGATCAATTGCAATTACTAACACCACAAGTTTCTATCAAGGCGCTTACTAAGCATTCAACCAATAGTATTCAAGAAATACACGGCGTTGTACTAGAAGGCATTGCCACTCTCGCGGATGAGAGGAAAAAACAGCTACGGCTTGAGATTGATACTTCTTGCGGGGTGGGATCAAATGCATTGTTTACCATTGCCCTCTACGACGCTGGTAGATTTTTAAGCAACAATAATTATATCCACTATGCTCATACATCGGTGCAAATACTTATAGATAATTTTTTCAAGGATGATAGACTACATTTTAATTCTTTACAAGATGCTAATCTAGTATTACAAGCATTGCTGTACAACCTTCAATTTAGATTTGATTATTCTCTATTTCAAGTAGTCATTCAAATTGCAAATCAAGTTGAACAACTACTCAATGATCAGTCAGAAACAGCCACTCATACCATCACACATCCTACGCTCTTTGAGAATTTAAAATTAATTGCTTTTCTAAGCGGAAATAATTCATTATTACATGTATGTAATACTTACCAAATTAATTTAAATCGGATGGTGGAAAATAATCAGCCTCTACAACCAGATCAAGCCCTTACCCTATATACCTTAAACCATTGCACTGATATTATTATTATATTTGGCAATACTATTGCTGAAATAGATAATTGGTTCCAGTATTTAATTATAGGATACCACCCAAACAGAAAAATATTTAAATTGTATCCAACCAAAACCACAATTATTAATCATCAATTCCAAGAGTGGATAAACTCTTCATCAACTTGCGCGGTGCTTTTTAAAAATGGCACGCCTTCACAAACCTTCACTAAGCTTCTTGATATCGTAAAAGCAATTGACTCACCAATACATGAGAATTGTATTGGGGCTCAGTTAGAACTATGAGATTGATAAGGCTTTTTTTCATAGTCTGCGTCTTAGTTGGAACTTATTTAATTGCTCTTTTGTTCTGTTTCAATAAAACATTACAACAGAGTGTTATCATTTGGTTGTCTAACTTTTGGTATAAATCTATGGTACATATACTTGGAATTACCTTAAAGATTCATGGCACTCCTCCATCTAAAACATGTTTGGCGGTTTGCAATCACATAAGCTGGCATGACATTCTTGTGCTGGGTTCTATTTACAAAACAACTTTTTTATCCAAGTCAGAAGTGGGAAATTGGTTGATAATAGGATTATTAGTAAAAAGCGCTGGCACTTTATTCATCCACAGAGGTCAAGGTCAGTTTACCTTAGCTAGAAGAGAGATTGCCAATACGTTAAAAACTGGTAACAATGTACTATTATTTCCTGAGGGCACTACTACAGATGGTTCAAAGGTTAAACAATTTTTTTACCATTTACTTGAACCAGCCATTAGTAACCACATACCAATTCAACCAATTGCCATTCACTATTCATATCAAGGCTCATACGCTACTAATCCAATCGCATTTATTGGACAAGATACTTTTGTAAACCATTTATGGCGTACTCTGAATGTAAAAAAAATTACTGCACATATTACTTTTAGCCATCTTATTGACACTGAACAAAATCCTCAAGCTACTGCAAAGAAACTGCATCAGACTATATCAGAGATGCTACACAAATCACAAGCCGCTGCCGCCTCTGGTAGGAATGTTTAATTATACCTGTGATTAGTTTCTGTTCTTTCCGGCCCACAAATAACTGGGATTGCAGTACTGTAATTAAACCTATCGGTTACTGTAAAATTAGGCGCACAAGACGGTCGACTGTAAGAACTATAATAATAATTACACTGATATCTTCTAGAATTACTCGCTAAAACTGTACATGAGCCATCTTGTATTCCACCATAATCCTCTAAGGTTGCCGTAACTGAATACCCATACGAGTACTCAATACGGTCGCAAAAACGACTTACTCCGCACTCCTCAGTAACAGTAGTCACATAATTTA contains these protein-coding regions:
- the pdxA gene encoding 4-hydroxythreonine-4-phosphate dehydrogenase PdxA, whose product is MGEPMGIGPQLCLSLASFKNNQPADICVLGSMHILKQWNEVLGLNIPIQPWKADIKKAAGVLYVENLAGLETISITPGKPQLNTAPWQHSLLTKSAQLMKDKTFNVLVNAPIDKFVVHSYDPTFKGHTEWYGSYFDCDTVMLLEDDQLRIALTTTHIPLSHVANSITIDSIYRTLTILHTSMQHLYGLANPRIIVCGLNPHAGEFGLLGTEEQNIIIPAITSARDNGILVQGPYSADSIFQNKYLSRSDVVLTMYHDQGLPVLKSRSFGLIANVTLGLPIIRTSVDHGTAYDLASRLELANPESLHYAIRKAIRLNTNY
- a CDS encoding dihydrofolate reductase, whose protein sequence is MKLKLTIVVAMDSNQVIGLQGSLPWKIPEDLKRFKAITLGKSLLLGRKTLESLPNQTLPGRKLFVLSKTPTLFKNSPNTTWCNSFMDACRIIEESDVLTAYVIGGGMIYQEALPYTQCLEITQIHSTFQGDTYFPKLSPQEWKIIKRIEIAEQGNTPALSFITMVRA
- a CDS encoding thymidylate synthase, coding for MENYLRLLSQLVSLSEETSNHRTDRTATGTVAVFGTKLQFDLQNGFPILTTKKVHFRSVVAELLWFLRGETNIDYLHRYGVTIWDEWADANGELGPIYGSQWRNWNGEGIDQISNCVHSLIHDPNSRRHIISAWNVSAIPKMRLPPCHILVQFFVDNNNLSCQVYQRSCDVFLGLPFNIASYALLLSLMAKTCGYNPHTLIWIGGDTHLYQNHIQAAKTQLERAPKPSPKLIITETVDKIWEYQIEHISLEHYDAYPAIKAPIAV
- the lgt gene encoding prolipoprotein diacylglyceryl transferase; this translates as MFLYPAINPIAFSIGKISIHWYGIMYVLGFVAFLYLAKKQVKNDKTELKTEDIDFILQYSIVGVILGGRLGYCIFYQFAETISNPLFVFKIHEGGMSFHGGLLGVILSLFIFSRLRNFPFYLITDLVARYTPIGLGLGRVGNFINGELYGRPTSSDVPWSFVFPHVDLLPRHPSMLYEAILEGAVLYALLYLSNTRKYLGRVSILFLLYYSSMRFVIEFYREPDAHLGLFYFNVTLGQILCIGMFIAGLSLYWYQAKRVWKII
- a CDS encoding lysophospholipid acyltransferase family protein, which encodes MVHILGITLKIHGTPPSKTCLAVCNHISWHDILVLGSIYKTTFLSKSEVGNWLIIGLLVKSAGTLFIHRGQGQFTLARREIANTLKTGNNVLLFPEGTTTDGSKVKQFFYHLLEPAISNHIPIQPIAIHYSYQGSYATNPIAFIGQDTFVNHLWRTLNVKKITAHITFSHLIDTEQNPQATAKKLHQTISEMLHKSQAAAASGRNV